One Actinomadura viridis genomic region harbors:
- a CDS encoding lysophospholipid acyltransferase family protein, translating to MSRGYSPAWRKFTIVILRPLLYALLKREWRGRDNVPREGGLIIAANHISESDPLALAHFVYESGRYPVYLAKSTLFEVRFLRNVLRGTGQIPVYRDSADAALALRDAETALLAGECLMFYPEGSCTRDPELWPMTGQTGVARMALTTGAKVVPVASWGAHELLPYKKGEQRGLAGTLKKGFHPFPRKTMRVIAGPPLDFSRFEGRPLTKATLREATDEIMRAIADLLGELRGQEPPGELYDHHKVLEERRGAERPAGEEAW from the coding sequence ATGAGCCGTGGGTACTCGCCGGCGTGGCGCAAGTTCACCATCGTCATCCTGCGCCCGCTGCTCTACGCGCTCCTGAAGAGGGAGTGGCGAGGACGTGACAACGTTCCCCGTGAGGGCGGCCTCATCATCGCCGCCAACCACATCTCGGAGTCCGACCCGCTGGCCCTGGCCCACTTCGTGTACGAGTCCGGCCGCTACCCGGTCTACCTCGCCAAGTCGACGTTGTTCGAGGTGAGGTTCCTGCGGAACGTGCTGCGCGGCACCGGCCAGATCCCCGTCTACCGCGACAGCGCCGACGCCGCGCTGGCGCTCCGGGACGCGGAGACGGCGCTGCTGGCGGGCGAGTGCCTGATGTTCTACCCGGAGGGCAGCTGCACGCGCGACCCCGAGCTGTGGCCGATGACCGGGCAGACGGGCGTGGCGCGGATGGCGTTGACGACCGGGGCCAAGGTCGTCCCGGTGGCGAGCTGGGGCGCGCACGAGCTGCTTCCGTACAAGAAGGGCGAGCAGCGCGGCCTGGCCGGCACCCTGAAGAAGGGCTTCCACCCCTTCCCGCGCAAGACGATGCGGGTGATCGCGGGCCCGCCGCTGGACTTCTCGCGGTTCGAGGGCCGGCCGCTGACCAAGGCGACCCTGCGCGAGGCCACCGACGAGATCATGCGCGCCATCGCCGATCTCCTCGGCGAGCTGCGCGGCCAGGAACCGCCCGGGGAGCTGTACGATCACCACAAGGTCCTGGAGGAGCGCCGCGGGGCCGAGCGCCCCGCCGGGGAGGAGGCTTGGTGA
- the cofC gene encoding 2-phospho-L-lactate guanylyltransferase gives MSTAERSAPHLQWSIVVPVKVLARAKTRLAGAAGPHRRALALAVAADTVAAALRCPRVRDVIVVTDDPVPAAELGALGARVVPDEPGAGLNPALVHGAARGREGAPGTGVGALSADLPALRPDELGRALDAAALVPEAFVPDAAGVGTTLYTARPGVPFAPAFGRDSRTAHRARGARELALGGIDGLRRDVDTLDDLRAALALGAGPRTAAVAGLLPALRPSA, from the coding sequence ATGTCTACAGCAGAGCGCAGCGCGCCTCATCTCCAATGGTCGATCGTCGTGCCCGTCAAGGTGCTGGCCAGGGCCAAGACCCGCCTGGCAGGCGCGGCCGGCCCGCACCGCCGGGCGCTGGCGCTGGCGGTCGCGGCCGACACCGTGGCCGCCGCGCTGCGGTGCCCCCGGGTCCGCGATGTGATCGTGGTCACCGACGACCCCGTGCCCGCCGCCGAGCTGGGGGCGCTGGGCGCGCGGGTGGTCCCCGACGAGCCCGGCGCCGGGCTCAACCCCGCGCTGGTCCACGGGGCGGCCCGCGGCCGGGAGGGCGCCCCCGGGACGGGCGTGGGCGCGCTCTCGGCCGATCTTCCCGCGCTCCGCCCGGACGAGCTGGGCCGCGCGCTCGACGCCGCCGCGCTGGTGCCCGAGGCGTTCGTGCCGGACGCGGCCGGGGTCGGGACCACGCTCTACACCGCGCGGCCCGGTGTCCCGTTCGCGCCGGCGTTCGGCCGTGACTCCCGGACGGCGCACCGCGCGCGCGGTGCCCGGGAGCTGGCGCTCGGCGGCATCGACGGCCTACGGCGCGACGTCGACACCCTGGACGATCTGCGCGCCGCGCTCGCGCTGGGGGCGGGCCCGCGCACGGCCGCCGTCGCCGGGCTGCTGCCGGCCCTGCGCCCCTCCGCCTGA
- a CDS encoding DUF202 domain-containing protein, with amino-acid sequence MSRALWDPGAQPERTALAWSRTTLSLLVAGLFCVRLAPSPAATALAAAAVCGAVSLQLRRALAGHRGRGRRLAAGAPVADPVSVLLATVLTVLLGVIGLLFALA; translated from the coding sequence ATGAGCCGCGCCCTCTGGGATCCGGGCGCGCAGCCCGAGCGCACCGCGCTGGCCTGGTCCCGCACCACCCTCTCCCTGCTGGTCGCCGGCCTGTTCTGCGTCCGGCTGGCCCCCTCCCCCGCCGCCACGGCGCTGGCCGCGGCGGCCGTCTGCGGCGCCGTGTCCCTGCAACTGCGCCGGGCGCTGGCGGGCCACCGTGGCCGCGGGCGGCGGCTGGCCGCCGGCGCGCCGGTGGCCGATCCCGTGTCGGTCCTGCTCGCCACCGTCCTCACCGTCCTGCTGGGCGTGATCGGGCTGCTGTTCGCGCTCGCCTGA
- a CDS encoding NUDIX hydrolase, which translates to MEHADLDVVAWVHIARDRMLAVRSRGRDLLYLPGGKREAGEDDWSALSREVREELALDLDRGSFRELGVVRAAAHDQPDFAHVRMACFTAGYAGDMAPAGEVDEYRYVGPRERDLLAPAARAAFDLAVARGLLG; encoded by the coding sequence ATGGAACACGCGGATCTGGACGTCGTCGCCTGGGTGCACATCGCCCGGGACCGGATGCTGGCGGTACGCTCGCGCGGCCGTGATCTGCTCTACCTTCCGGGCGGCAAGCGCGAGGCGGGCGAGGACGACTGGTCGGCGCTGTCCCGCGAGGTCCGCGAGGAGCTGGCGCTGGACCTGGACCGCGGCTCGTTCCGCGAGCTGGGCGTCGTCCGGGCCGCCGCGCACGACCAGCCGGACTTCGCGCACGTGCGGATGGCCTGCTTCACCGCCGGGTACGCGGGCGACATGGCCCCGGCGGGCGAGGTCGACGAGTACCGCTACGTCGGCCCCCGGGAACGCGACCTGCTGGCGCCCGCCGCGCGGGCCGCCTTCGACCTGGCGGTCGCCCGGGGACTGCTGGGCTGA
- a CDS encoding D-alanine--D-alanine ligase family protein, producing the protein MSQVSPKIRVAVVFGGRSSEHSISCVTAGAVLAAIDRTRYDVVPVGIARDGRWVLAPEDQRLAIEDGRLPEVTGEGNALALPFDPDAAGLLVIEPGRVPATLTGVDVVLPLLHGPYGEDGTIQGMLDLAGVRYVGAGVLASAVGMDKGFMKLVWQARGLPVGPYVLVGDRQWRRERKRMLDEIKELGLPVFVKPARAGSSMGITRVTAEEDLEAAVEAAREHDPKVIVEAAIEGREIECGVLQGLDDGPPEASLPAEVVISGGDGFYDFETKYLDSSLRLDIPPDLPRAAVEEVRRLAAQAFDALDCEGLARVDFFHTADGRWILNEINTMPGFTPASAFPQMWAATGLDYPALVDRLIQTALRRPVGLR; encoded by the coding sequence ATGTCGCAGGTTTCACCCAAGATCCGCGTGGCCGTGGTGTTCGGCGGGCGCAGTTCCGAGCACTCCATCTCCTGCGTCACCGCGGGCGCGGTGCTGGCGGCGATCGACCGGACCCGCTACGACGTGGTGCCGGTCGGCATCGCCCGCGACGGCCGCTGGGTGCTCGCCCCCGAGGACCAGCGCCTGGCGATCGAGGACGGCCGGCTGCCCGAGGTGACCGGTGAGGGGAACGCCCTGGCGCTGCCGTTCGACCCCGACGCCGCCGGGCTGCTGGTGATCGAGCCCGGCCGGGTGCCCGCGACGCTCACCGGCGTGGACGTGGTGCTGCCGCTGCTGCACGGCCCGTACGGCGAGGACGGCACCATCCAGGGGATGCTCGACCTGGCCGGCGTCCGCTACGTCGGCGCCGGCGTGCTGGCCAGCGCGGTCGGCATGGACAAGGGGTTCATGAAGCTGGTGTGGCAGGCCCGCGGCCTGCCGGTCGGCCCGTACGTGCTGGTCGGCGACCGGCAGTGGCGCCGCGAGCGCAAGCGCATGCTCGACGAGATCAAGGAACTGGGCCTGCCGGTCTTCGTCAAGCCCGCCCGCGCCGGCTCCAGCATGGGCATCACCCGCGTCACCGCCGAGGAGGACCTGGAGGCCGCGGTCGAGGCCGCCCGCGAGCACGACCCCAAGGTCATCGTCGAGGCCGCGATCGAGGGCCGCGAGATCGAGTGCGGCGTCCTGCAGGGCCTGGACGACGGGCCGCCCGAGGCCAGCCTGCCCGCCGAGGTCGTGATCAGCGGCGGTGACGGCTTCTACGACTTCGAGACCAAGTACCTCGACTCCTCGCTGCGCCTGGACATCCCGCCGGACCTGCCCCGGGCCGCCGTCGAGGAGGTGCGGCGCCTGGCCGCCCAGGCGTTCGACGCGCTCGACTGCGAGGGCCTGGCCCGCGTCGACTTCTTCCACACCGCCGACGGGCGCTGGATCCTCAACGAGATCAACACCATGCCCGGGTTCACCCCCGCCTCGGCGTTCCCCCAGATGTGGGCCGCCACCGGCCTGGACTACCCGGCGCTGGTCGACCGCCTCATCCAGACCGCCCTGCGGCGGCCCGTCGGCCTGCGCTGA
- a CDS encoding NAD(P)H-dependent glycerol-3-phosphate dehydrogenase: MGAGSWGTVFGKLLRDAGGEVTVWGRRATVVESINERHENPDYLPGIELPAGLRATTDAAEALEGADFVALAVPAQTLRENLAAWVPLLPPESVLVSLMKGVELGTCRRMSEVIGEIADVPAERVAVFSGPNLAREIASRQPGAAVAACADESAAQRLQTAAMTPYFRVYTSTDVVGCELGGAVKNIVALCVGMAVGLGFGASTQAVLMTRGLAEITRLGAALGADEHTFAGLAGMGDLVGTCSSPLSRNRTFGENLGRGMTLDEVITVTKQTAEGVKSSGAVLELARKHNVEMPITEAVVSVLHGGVPIKDAAISLISRSPKPERYGV, translated from the coding sequence ATGGGCGCCGGTTCCTGGGGGACGGTGTTCGGCAAGCTGCTGCGCGACGCCGGCGGCGAGGTCACGGTATGGGGCAGGCGCGCCACCGTGGTGGAGTCGATCAACGAGCGGCACGAGAACCCCGACTACCTGCCCGGCATCGAGCTGCCCGCCGGCCTGCGCGCCACCACCGACGCCGCCGAGGCGCTGGAGGGGGCCGACTTCGTCGCGCTGGCCGTGCCCGCGCAGACGCTGCGCGAGAACCTGGCCGCCTGGGTGCCGCTGCTGCCCCCCGAGTCCGTCCTGGTCAGCCTGATGAAGGGCGTGGAGCTGGGCACCTGCCGCCGGATGTCGGAGGTGATCGGGGAGATCGCCGACGTCCCGGCCGAGCGCGTCGCGGTGTTCAGCGGCCCCAACCTGGCCCGCGAGATCGCCTCGCGGCAGCCCGGCGCCGCGGTCGCCGCGTGCGCGGACGAGTCCGCCGCGCAGCGGCTGCAGACCGCCGCCATGACGCCCTACTTCCGCGTCTACACCAGCACCGACGTGGTCGGCTGCGAGCTGGGCGGCGCGGTCAAGAACATCGTCGCCCTGTGCGTGGGGATGGCGGTCGGGCTGGGCTTCGGCGCCAGCACCCAGGCGGTGCTGATGACCCGCGGGCTCGCCGAGATCACCAGGCTGGGCGCCGCGCTGGGCGCCGACGAGCACACCTTCGCCGGGCTCGCCGGGATGGGCGACCTGGTCGGTACCTGCAGCTCGCCGCTGTCGCGCAACCGCACGTTCGGCGAGAACCTCGGCCGCGGCATGACGCTCGACGAGGTCATCACCGTGACCAAGCAGACCGCCGAGGGGGTCAAGTCCTCCGGCGCGGTGCTGGAACTGGCCCGCAAGCACAACGTCGAGATGCCGATCACCGAGGCCGTCGTCTCCGTGCTGCACGGCGGCGTCCCCATCAAGGACGCCGCCATCTCGCTCATCTCGCGTTCGCCCAAGCCGGAACGGTACGGGGTATGA
- the leuC gene encoding 3-isopropylmalate dehydratase large subunit, with translation MGRTLAEKVYDAHVVRRAEGEPDLLYIDLHLVHEVTSPQAFDGLRMAGRKVRRPELTIATEDHNVPTTDLLKPIADAVSRTQVETLRKNCADFGIRLHPMGDAGQGIVHVMGPQLGLTQPGMTVVCGDSHTSTHGAFGALAFGIGTSEVEHVLATQTLPQIRPKTMAVTVNGALPEGVTAKDLILAIIARIGTGGGQGHIIEYRGEAIRSLSMEGRMTVCNMSIEAGARAGMIAPDETTFAYLEGRPHAPSGADWDRAVEHWKSLRTDDDAVFDTEVVIDASELTPFVTWGTNPGQGLPLGESVPDPASFGDPAARQAAERALEYMGLTAGTPLREIEVDTVFVGSCTNGRIEDLRAVAGVLEGRRVADGVRMLVVPGSMEVKRRAEEEGLHEVISAAGAEWREAGCSMCLAMNPDKLAPGERSASTSNRNFEGRQGPGGRTHLVSPAVAAATAVTGRLAAPADL, from the coding sequence ATGGGCCGCACACTGGCGGAGAAGGTGTACGACGCGCATGTCGTACGACGAGCCGAGGGCGAACCGGACCTGCTCTACATCGACCTCCACCTGGTCCACGAGGTCACCAGCCCGCAGGCGTTCGACGGCCTGCGGATGGCCGGCCGCAAGGTGCGCCGGCCGGAGCTGACGATCGCGACCGAGGACCACAACGTCCCGACCACCGACCTGCTCAAGCCGATCGCCGACGCGGTCTCCCGCACCCAGGTGGAGACCCTGCGCAAGAACTGCGCCGACTTCGGGATCCGGCTGCACCCGATGGGCGACGCCGGGCAGGGCATCGTGCACGTCATGGGCCCGCAGCTGGGCCTGACCCAGCCCGGCATGACGGTCGTGTGCGGCGACTCCCACACCTCCACCCACGGCGCGTTCGGGGCGCTGGCCTTCGGCATCGGCACCAGCGAGGTCGAGCACGTCCTCGCCACCCAGACGCTGCCGCAGATCCGGCCGAAGACCATGGCCGTGACCGTGAACGGCGCGCTGCCCGAGGGCGTCACCGCCAAGGACCTCATCCTGGCGATCATCGCCCGGATCGGCACCGGCGGCGGCCAGGGCCACATCATCGAGTACCGCGGCGAGGCCATCCGGTCGCTGTCGATGGAAGGCCGGATGACGGTCTGCAACATGTCCATCGAGGCCGGCGCCCGGGCCGGGATGATCGCCCCGGACGAGACCACGTTCGCCTACCTCGAGGGCCGCCCGCACGCGCCGTCCGGGGCCGACTGGGACCGCGCCGTCGAGCACTGGAAGTCCCTGCGCACCGACGACGACGCCGTCTTCGACACCGAGGTCGTGATCGACGCCTCGGAACTGACCCCGTTCGTCACCTGGGGCACCAACCCCGGGCAGGGCCTGCCGCTGGGCGAGTCGGTGCCCGACCCGGCCTCGTTCGGCGACCCGGCCGCGCGCCAGGCCGCCGAGCGCGCCCTGGAGTACATGGGCCTGACCGCCGGGACGCCGCTGCGCGAGATCGAGGTCGACACCGTCTTCGTCGGCTCCTGCACCAACGGCCGCATCGAGGACCTGCGCGCCGTGGCCGGGGTCCTGGAGGGGCGCAGGGTCGCCGACGGCGTCCGCATGCTCGTGGTGCCCGGGTCCATGGAGGTCAAGAGGCGGGCCGAGGAAGAGGGCCTGCACGAGGTCATCTCCGCCGCCGGCGCCGAGTGGCGCGAGGCCGGCTGCTCGATGTGCCTGGCGATGAACCCCGACAAGCTCGCCCCCGGCGAGCGCAGCGCGTCCACCTCCAACCGCAACTTCGAGGGCCGCCAGGGCCCCGGCGGCCGGACCCACCTGGTCTCGCCCGCCGTCGCCGCCGCCACCGCCGTCACCGGCCGCCTGGCCGCTCCCGCCGATCTCTGA
- a CDS encoding HU family DNA-binding protein: MNKRELVDAISDRLGSKKAAAEAVDAILETIQTTVAKGDKVAITGFGSFEKADRPARTARNPATGKTIQVPATSVPKFKAGADFKNLVAGKN, from the coding sequence ATGAACAAGCGTGAGCTGGTCGACGCCATCTCTGACCGGCTGGGCAGCAAGAAGGCCGCAGCCGAGGCCGTCGACGCGATCCTGGAGACGATCCAGACCACGGTCGCCAAGGGCGACAAGGTCGCGATCACCGGGTTCGGTTCGTTCGAGAAGGCCGACCGGCCTGCCCGTACGGCCCGGAACCCCGCAACGGGCAAGACCATCCAGGTCCCCGCGACGTCGGTGCCCAAGTTCAAGGCGGGCGCCGACTTCAAGAACCTGGTGGCCGGCAAGAACTGA
- a CDS encoding GNAT family N-acetyltransferase — MIVRPATSDDIPELIRLRELLFRRVLEAGEPPAARDWRKEFARDVKERLGGSLGVFVVDGAEGRLAACGLGVIEYRLPGPFEGGALSGYVLGMVTDPAYRGQGYARMIMQELLAWFRGKDVIRVDLHAPAEAAELYRSMGFHEHQVALTWHAP, encoded by the coding sequence GTGATCGTTCGCCCGGCAACCTCCGATGACATCCCCGAGCTGATCCGCCTGCGCGAGCTGCTGTTCCGCCGCGTGCTCGAAGCGGGCGAGCCGCCGGCCGCCAGGGACTGGCGCAAGGAGTTCGCCCGCGACGTCAAGGAACGCCTCGGCGGATCCCTGGGCGTCTTCGTCGTGGACGGCGCGGAGGGGCGGCTGGCGGCCTGCGGCCTCGGCGTGATCGAGTACCGCCTCCCCGGCCCGTTCGAGGGCGGCGCGCTGTCCGGCTACGTCCTGGGCATGGTCACCGACCCCGCGTACCGCGGCCAGGGCTACGCCCGCATGATCATGCAGGAGCTGCTGGCGTGGTTCCGCGGCAAGGACGTCATCCGGGTCGACCTGCACGCCCCCGCCGAAGCCGCCGAGCTGTACCGCTCGATGGGCTTCCACGAACACCAGGTGGCCCTCACCTGGCACGCCCCCTGA
- a CDS encoding enoyl-CoA hydratase-related protein has product MTVRTERRGPSLLITLDRPERRNAVDGPAAEALGRAVAAAERDDEVSVVVITGAGGTFCAGNDLKALAAGELPPPSEDGPPPMNVTRVPASKPVIAAVEGYCFGGGFELALWCDLRVASTTAEFGVLNLGHGLPCLDGGTVRLARLIGQARALDLLLTARRVPAAEALTLGLVNHLVEPGRALPEALAWAERIAALPRPARQAARRSLLDQWSLSEADALRNETRLGLAALGRPS; this is encoded by the coding sequence GTGACCGTACGGACCGAGCGCCGGGGGCCGTCCCTGCTCATCACCCTCGACCGGCCCGAACGGCGCAACGCCGTGGACGGCCCGGCGGCCGAGGCGCTCGGCCGGGCGGTCGCCGCGGCCGAGCGCGACGACGAGGTGAGCGTCGTCGTGATCACGGGGGCCGGCGGCACGTTCTGCGCCGGCAACGACCTGAAGGCCCTCGCCGCGGGCGAGCTGCCGCCGCCGTCCGAGGACGGGCCGCCTCCCATGAACGTCACCCGCGTCCCCGCGTCCAAGCCGGTCATCGCCGCCGTCGAGGGCTACTGCTTCGGCGGCGGATTCGAGCTCGCCCTCTGGTGCGACCTGCGCGTGGCCTCGACGACCGCCGAGTTCGGCGTCCTCAACCTGGGTCACGGCCTGCCGTGCCTGGACGGCGGCACGGTACGCCTCGCCCGCCTCATCGGCCAGGCCCGCGCCCTGGACCTGCTCCTGACCGCCCGCCGCGTCCCCGCCGCCGAGGCCCTCACCCTCGGCCTCGTCAACCACCTGGTGGAACCCGGCCGAGCGCTGCCCGAAGCACTCGCCTGGGCGGAGAGGATCGCAGCCCTGCCCCGGCCCGCCCGGCAGGCCGCCCGGCGCTCGCTGCTCGACCAGTGGTCCCTCAGCGAGGCGGACGCCCTCCGCAACGAGACCCGCCTGGGCCTCGCCGCGCTAGGACGTCCGTCATGA
- a CDS encoding acetamidase/formamidase family protein — MTSTLAAAPPVVRFPGPPAVPGSATRSVPGHNRWHPDIPAVAEVITGGSVRMECEGGVPGEDPVLCGPLVVVGAEPGDVIVVDVMGVGRSDGVYAPFGHPGVIGCAPAAGSPRSPAPASEEGVLLGHVRPELPEYGRMAAEAVRGRARGREIGGCGIARLGPASRILLPVHVRGAKLSVGDLHFPARGGDDCRFAGRPGWIDLRVNLTRRGVERFNITGPLLMTGPA; from the coding sequence TTGACGTCCACGCTCGCCGCGGCGCCGCCGGTCGTCCGCTTTCCCGGCCCGCCCGCAGTGCCCGGCTCGGCCACCCGGTCGGTACCCGGGCACAACCGCTGGCACCCGGACATCCCGGCCGTGGCCGAGGTGATCACGGGCGGCTCGGTCCGGATGGAGTGCGAGGGCGGCGTTCCCGGCGAGGACCCCGTCCTGTGCGGCCCCCTGGTCGTGGTGGGCGCGGAGCCGGGCGACGTGATCGTGGTGGACGTCATGGGCGTGGGCCGCTCGGACGGCGTGTACGCCCCGTTCGGGCACCCGGGCGTCATCGGCTGCGCCCCCGCGGCCGGGTCGCCGCGGTCCCCCGCCCCCGCCTCGGAGGAGGGCGTGCTGCTCGGCCACGTCCGGCCGGAGCTGCCCGAGTACGGGCGGATGGCCGCCGAGGCGGTCCGCGGCCGGGCGCGCGGCCGGGAGATCGGCGGCTGCGGCATCGCCAGGCTCGGCCCGGCGTCGCGGATCCTGCTGCCCGTCCACGTACGCGGCGCCAAGCTGTCGGTCGGCGACCTGCACTTCCCCGCCCGGGGCGGCGACGACTGCCGGTTCGCGGGACGGCCCGGCTGGATCGACCTCAGGGTGAACCTCACCCGGCGGGGCGTCGAGCGTTTCAACATCACCGGCCCGCTGCTGATGACCGGACCCGCGTGA
- a CDS encoding YidH family protein, whose amino-acid sequence MSAIDPPDSPGGRWTDRLLAEGEDPDPRFTLANERTFLAWIRTALAVIAGGVGVALSGSAMAPPLRHGLAVAFSATGALIAALAFRRWLRTERALRRAETLPPPALAPVMSYGLALAAVVLLVALLATR is encoded by the coding sequence ATGAGCGCGATAGATCCCCCGGATTCCCCCGGCGGCCGGTGGACCGACCGGCTGCTCGCCGAGGGCGAGGACCCCGACCCCCGTTTCACGCTCGCCAACGAGCGCACGTTCCTCGCCTGGATCCGCACCGCGCTGGCCGTGATCGCCGGCGGGGTCGGGGTGGCGCTCAGCGGCAGCGCGATGGCGCCCCCGCTGCGGCACGGCCTGGCGGTCGCGTTCTCCGCGACCGGCGCCCTGATCGCCGCGCTGGCCTTCCGCCGCTGGCTGCGCACCGAACGGGCGCTGCGCCGCGCCGAGACGCTGCCGCCGCCCGCGCTGGCCCCGGTCATGTCCTACGGGCTCGCCCTCGCCGCGGTCGTCCTCCTCGTGGCCCTGCTCGCGACCCGATGA
- a CDS encoding SAM hydrolase/SAM-dependent halogenase family protein, translated as MSEERPFISLTTDFGAAYTATCAGVVYTIAPAANVLVLSDEVTPYAIVEGALLLRQALPYLPRGVHVGIVDPGVGTPRRPVAIVTGRGDVLVGPDNGLLMPAAGRLGGAVRAYVLENPAYRLPEVSASFHGRDVFSPAAAHLAAGVEAAALGPAVEPGALAALDLPEPVTGAGELTAPVLYTDRFGSLILSAGHDHLVAALGPLEHGTPLDLAWTGPDGAPRSARAPFEKTYGRVAEGAPLVWVDSSGLLGLAVNQGSAAARFGLAGGDVLTIRPLAH; from the coding sequence GTGTCCGAGGAACGGCCGTTCATCAGCCTCACCACCGACTTCGGCGCCGCCTACACCGCGACGTGCGCCGGGGTCGTCTACACGATCGCCCCGGCGGCGAACGTGCTGGTGCTCAGTGACGAGGTGACCCCGTACGCGATCGTGGAGGGGGCGCTGCTGCTGCGCCAGGCGCTCCCGTACCTGCCCAGGGGCGTGCACGTCGGCATCGTCGACCCGGGCGTCGGCACGCCGCGGCGCCCGGTCGCCATCGTCACCGGCCGCGGCGACGTGCTGGTCGGCCCCGACAACGGGCTGCTCATGCCCGCGGCCGGGCGGCTCGGCGGCGCCGTGCGGGCGTACGTGCTGGAGAACCCCGCCTACCGCCTGCCCGAGGTGTCGGCCTCCTTCCACGGGCGGGACGTCTTCTCCCCCGCCGCCGCGCACCTCGCGGCCGGCGTGGAGGCCGCCGCCCTCGGCCCGGCCGTGGAGCCGGGCGCGCTGGCCGCGCTCGACCTCCCCGAGCCGGTGACCGGCGCCGGGGAGCTGACGGCGCCCGTCCTGTACACCGACCGGTTCGGGAGCCTCATCCTGTCGGCCGGCCATGACCACCTGGTGGCCGCGCTCGGCCCGCTGGAGCACGGCACGCCGCTCGACCTGGCCTGGACCGGGCCGGACGGCGCGCCGCGGTCGGCGCGGGCACCGTTCGAGAAGACCTACGGCAGGGTCGCCGAGGGCGCGCCGCTGGTCTGGGTGGACTCCTCCGGCCTGCTCGGGCTGGCCGTCAACCAGGGTTCGGCCGCCGCCCGCTTCGGCCTGGCCGGCGGAGACGTGCTCACCATCCGCCCGCTGGCACACTGA
- a CDS encoding IclR family transcriptional regulator translates to MDNSSGVGVLDKAVLVLNALEAGPASLAQLVQTTGLARPTAHRLAVALEHHRLVHRDTQGRFILGPRLAELAVAAGEDRLLAIAQPVLAQLRDLTGESASLFRRQGDVRVCVAAAERSSGLRDTIPVGAALPMTAGSAAQVLLAWEDPDRLHRGLRGAKFEATTLASVRRRGWAQSVGEREQGVGSVSAPIRGAGGRVIAAVSVSGPLERLTRSPGRLHAGPVMAAADRISESMRRTAS, encoded by the coding sequence ATGGACAACTCTAGCGGAGTCGGCGTACTTGACAAAGCGGTTCTGGTCCTGAACGCGCTGGAGGCCGGCCCGGCCTCGCTCGCGCAGCTCGTCCAGACCACCGGGCTGGCGCGGCCGACCGCGCACCGGCTCGCCGTCGCGCTGGAGCACCACCGCCTCGTGCACCGCGACACCCAGGGCCGGTTCATCCTCGGCCCGCGGCTGGCCGAGCTGGCCGTGGCGGCCGGGGAGGACCGGCTGCTGGCCATCGCCCAGCCCGTCCTGGCCCAGCTGCGCGACCTGACCGGCGAGAGCGCCTCGCTGTTCCGCCGCCAGGGCGACGTCCGGGTCTGCGTGGCGGCGGCCGAGCGTAGCAGCGGCCTGCGCGACACCATCCCGGTCGGGGCGGCGCTGCCCATGACCGCCGGGTCGGCCGCCCAGGTCCTCCTCGCCTGGGAGGACCCCGACCGGCTGCACCGGGGGCTGCGCGGCGCCAAGTTCGAGGCCACCACGCTGGCGTCGGTACGGCGCCGCGGCTGGGCGCAGAGCGTGGGCGAACGCGAGCAGGGGGTCGGCTCGGTCTCGGCGCCCATCCGCGGCGCGGGCGGCCGGGTCATCGCCGCCGTGTCCGTCTCCGGGCCGCTCGAACGCCTCACCCGCTCCCCCGGCCGCCTGCACGCCGGTCCGGTGATGGCCGCCGCCGACCGGATCTCCGAGTCGATGCGCCGTACCGCCTCCTGA
- the leuD gene encoding 3-isopropylmalate dehydratase small subunit, with the protein MEAFTTHTGRGVPLRRSNVDTDQIIPAVWLKQVSRTGFDKGLFSAWREDPGFVLNRPEHEGASVLIAGPDFGTGSSREHAVWALQQYGFRVVIAPRFGDIFRNNSTKMGLLPVILPAETVEALQSRAENDPSAEITVDLGAREVRAGDLTASFEIDDYTRWRLMEGLDDIGLTLRHAEDIAAFEERRSPWMPVTA; encoded by the coding sequence ATGGAAGCCTTCACCACCCACACCGGCCGCGGCGTGCCGCTGCGCCGCAGCAACGTCGACACCGACCAGATCATCCCGGCCGTCTGGCTCAAGCAGGTCAGCCGCACCGGCTTCGACAAGGGCCTGTTCTCCGCCTGGCGCGAGGACCCGGGATTCGTGCTGAACCGGCCGGAGCACGAGGGCGCCAGCGTCCTGATCGCCGGGCCCGACTTCGGCACCGGATCCTCCCGCGAGCACGCCGTCTGGGCCCTGCAGCAGTACGGGTTCCGCGTCGTGATCGCGCCCCGCTTCGGCGACATCTTCCGCAACAACTCCACCAAGATGGGCCTGCTGCCGGTGATCCTGCCGGCCGAGACGGTCGAGGCGCTGCAGAGCCGGGCGGAGAACGACCCGTCGGCCGAGATCACCGTCGACCTGGGCGCCCGCGAGGTGCGCGCAGGCGACCTGACGGCCTCGTTCGAGATCGACGACTACACCCGGTGGCGCCTCATGGAGGGCCTGGACGACATCGGCCTCACGCTGCGCCACGCCGAGGACATCGCCGCGTTCGAGGAGCGCCGCAGCCCCTGGATGCCCGTGACGGCCTGA